The Desulfobaccales bacterium genome segment TACTGCCGGTTCAGGAAGGCGTTGGCACCCTCTTTGACCGCGTCCGAGATCTCCTGCATGCGCGGGGACCCCGGGTCCTGCTTCAACACCCAGCTGGTGGTGAACAGCCCGTAGGCCACCCCAGCCAAACCACACAACAAGGCAAAATTGATGATATCCATCCGCAGCTACCCTCCTTTGGAGATTGGTGTTGCCGATATCGTCAGGCCGTCAGGCCCGGCGCGCCCCTTTCCGCCCGCCTCAGGGCCCACCGGTGGCCTTTTGACCCAGCCACCTCAGATGTCCATTCTTACCTTAACCCGGTCCCGATGTAAAGGAAAATTTTCACAAACAAAAACACATTCTTACGGCGCCCAGGCAGAGGTAGAGGACTTTATGGTAAAGAGTCCTTGGCAGGGGGCGGCGCCTCCGGCAAGCGGGGCACTTCGCCAGAGCCTTGGCCGTCTCCCGGAATGAGCCGGTCGGGAGAGAGACTTTCCCCCTCCGGCAGCACCAGCCCGTGGCGCTCTGCCAGGTATTGAAGATAGCGCAGCTCCAACTCCCGCTTCTGCAGCCGGTAGTTGAGATAGAGCCAGATGGTGATGAACACGCACAGGAGGCCCACCAGGGCCGCCAGGACGTAGGTGCCTCCCAACCCCAGGGCCTTGAAGAGCGCGGCCAGGCCCGCCAGGAGTGCCCCCCCCTGCCAGAGCAGCAGCACCACGGCCAGCAGACCCAGCACAGTGAGCACAAAGCGCCTGACCCGCCGGGAGCGGGAGTCTGCGACCCCTGCCGGGTTTTTGGCTTCCGGCGGGGCGGCCATGGTCTCAAAACCCCAGATGATGAGGCCGAAGACCAGGAGCAGGGCAATGGGGGCGGCGAAGGCCACCAGGAGATACTCCCGCCACGGGAAGGGCACCTCCCGGACCGGGCCCCCGAACATCCCCTCATCGATCTGCCAGATGAGGGTAAAGAGAAAGATGATGACCTCCACCACGGCCACCACCACGAGAAAGCTGTTGAAGAGGTAGCGCCGTTCCAGAGGCGAATAGAAGTCAAAGTATTTTTTCATCACGATCTGCCTGCGGTGGCTGGCTGAGGAGATTTCCGGGGAAAGGAAAAGAAGCGGCTGGGTGCGGCCAGCCTCCGCCGCCCCGCCGCGCCCGGCCCTAAGGGATGGCCCCGGCATCGACTGACCGGAGGCCGTCCTGTCGGGCTTACGGCCGCTCGCCCCCTTTCAGGGCCGCCTCAATCTCCTCGGCGGCGTAGAAGCGCTTGCCGGCGCTTAAGATGGCTACCGGCTGGAAACCCTCATCCTCCCGGCCGCCGCTCTCCCGGGTGAAGTGATAATAGCGCCACACCCGGCCGGTCTTCAGGTCGGCGAGAAAGACGTGCTTGCCGTCGGAGATCATCTGGAAGCGGCCTCCCAACGCCTGGGTGGCGCTCACCTTGGCGGCCTCGCCCCGGCCGGCCTCCACGGTGAGAGGTCGGGCGCTCACCGCCTGGGCCACCTGCCGGGCCACCTCCCCCTTCATGAGGGGGCCCCATAGCCAAAAGACGCTGGCCCCGGCCGCACCCACCAACAGCGCCAACACATAGCCCCAGCCCCGGTTTCTGGCCATCAATGCCCCCTTTCTGCGGCAACCCCAGGCCCCTGCCTCTCACCCGGCCCTCGCCGCCGGTCGCGGCTAGTTTAACCGATTTTCCATGCCATGGGGGATACGGAAGCTGTCCTCCGATCCCCCTTTGCCCTTCCGGCCGGTGGCGCGAGAATAGGCGCCATGGAATTTAGGCGATCTGCGTGGCTCTCCCCGGCAGTTTTTCGGGCCGTCGGCCCCGCCGGATCCGGCCCGCGTCTGTGAGGCCCCATGACCCCCTATGCCGCCTTGGCCTTTGATCTGGGCAACGTCCTCATCCGGGTGGATCACGGCCTTTTCTGCCGCCGCCTGGCAGCAGCAGCCGGCCTGGAGCCCGATGAGGTTTATACCCGCATCTTTGAGCGCGGCCTGGAGCCGGCCTTTGACTGCGGCCTGCTCAGCCCCCAGGAGTTTTATCAGCAGGTGCTGGCCGTGGTCCCAGCCCCCCTCCCCTACCCCGCCTTCTGCCGGGCCTGGTGCGACATCTTCGCACCGCTGCCGGCGATGGAGGAGCTTCTGGCCCGCCTGAAAAACCGCCTCCCCCTCTTTCTGGTCTCCAACACCAACGCCCTGCATTTCCCTTATATTTGGGAGCGCTTCCCCCTGATTCACGGCTTTCAGGGCTATATCCTCTCCTACCGGGTGGGCAGCCGCAAGCCGGAGCCCGGCTTCTACCAGGCCCTTCTCCGGGAGATTCCCTGCGCGCCCGAAGCCTGCCTTTTTATCGACGAT includes the following:
- a CDS encoding HAD family phosphatase encodes the protein MTPYAALAFDLGNVLIRVDHGLFCRRLAAAAGLEPDEVYTRIFERGLEPAFDCGLLSPQEFYQQVLAVVPAPLPYPAFCRAWCDIFAPLPAMEELLARLKNRLPLFLVSNTNALHFPYIWERFPLIHGFQGYILSYRVGSRKPEPGFYQALLREIPCAPEACLFIDDKLPFVEAARHHGLAAWHFQAPAALARHLEEVGVLPPSENSPR